Proteins from a genomic interval of Pseudomonas asplenii:
- a CDS encoding succinylglutamate desuccinylase/aspartoacylase family protein produces the protein MERIDHSLPWGSLGTERQLSVFRFGSGERKAYIQSSLHADELPGMRTAWELKKRLTELEARGALKGVVELVPVANPIGLGQLLQGNHQGRFEYASGKNFNRDFVELSEPVAARVEGRLGDDPHANVQLIRQAMREVLAALPPAVSPLQGMQRILLGHACDADIVLDLHCDCEAALHLYALPQHWPQWRSLAAHLGVRVALVAEDSGGTSFDEACSLPWLRLSQRFPQASIPLAGMSTTIELGGQADTGRDAAVAHAEGILAFLAEQGLIDGEWPAALHEVCEAMPFEGTELLYAPHAGVVSYLCPVGSWVEPGEPLFEVIDPLSDRASTICAGTAGVLFAVERLRYAQPAIWLAKVAGREPLRHGRLLSD, from the coding sequence ATGGAACGTATCGATCATTCCCTGCCCTGGGGCAGCCTGGGCACCGAGCGCCAGTTGTCGGTATTTCGTTTCGGCAGCGGTGAGCGCAAGGCCTATATCCAGTCCAGTCTGCATGCCGACGAGTTGCCGGGCATGCGTACCGCCTGGGAGTTGAAGAAACGCCTGACCGAGCTTGAGGCCCGTGGCGCGCTGAAAGGTGTCGTCGAACTGGTTCCGGTCGCCAACCCGATTGGTCTTGGACAATTGCTGCAAGGCAATCACCAGGGGCGTTTCGAATATGCCAGCGGCAAGAACTTCAACCGCGATTTCGTCGAGCTGAGCGAGCCGGTCGCGGCACGGGTCGAGGGCCGGCTGGGGGATGACCCCCATGCCAACGTGCAACTGATTCGTCAGGCCATGCGCGAGGTGCTGGCTGCGTTGCCGCCGGCCGTCAGTCCGTTGCAGGGTATGCAGCGGATTCTGCTTGGCCACGCCTGCGACGCCGATATCGTCCTGGATCTGCACTGCGACTGCGAAGCGGCGCTGCACCTGTATGCGTTGCCGCAGCACTGGCCACAATGGCGCTCCCTGGCGGCGCACCTGGGTGTTCGGGTGGCTCTGGTGGCAGAGGACTCCGGCGGTACCTCGTTCGACGAGGCCTGTTCGTTGCCCTGGCTGCGGTTGTCCCAGCGCTTCCCGCAGGCCTCGATTCCCCTGGCGGGAATGTCCACCACCATCGAGTTGGGTGGGCAGGCCGATACCGGTCGCGATGCGGCGGTGGCCCATGCCGAAGGCATCCTGGCATTCCTCGCCGAGCAGGGGCTGATCGACGGCGAATGGCCGGCGGCGCTACACGAGGTCTGCGAGGCCATGCCGTTCGAGGGTACCGAGTTGCTCTATGCACCCCATGCCGGGGTGGTCAGCTACTTGTGTCCGGTGGGCAGTTGGGTCGAGCCCGGCGAGCCGCTGTTCGAGGTGATCGATCCCTTGTCCGACCGGGCCAGCACCATCTGTGCCGGCACTGCCGGTGTGTTGTTTGCCGTCGAACGGCTGCGTTACGCCCAACCCGCGATCTGGCTGGCCAAGGTGGCGGGGCGTGAGCCCCTGCGCCACGGGCGCCTGCTCAGCGACTGA